A section of the Microbacterium sp. MM2322 genome encodes:
- a CDS encoding SGNH/GDSL hydrolase family protein, with translation MPAEVRYVAIGDSFTEGVGDELPDGTVRGWADLVAQGWADSRGEAISYANLAIRGKLIQPIVEEQLERALALRPTHLSFNGGGNDMLRPRTPISRVADVFSRVLRRCDEEGVTMIVLSGANPSAQLPLSGLIQRRGDELSREVTERIRGRDDLVVALNWPDAELSHTSFWSEDRLHMNSRGHHRVAARVLEALGETPPADWWRLQEPDSAVALGRGRYFREHLGPWLRRRLTGTSSGDGRQAKYGDWFSVEPRNV, from the coding sequence ATGCCAGCGGAAGTGCGCTACGTCGCGATCGGGGATTCGTTCACGGAGGGCGTGGGAGACGAGTTGCCCGACGGCACCGTCCGCGGCTGGGCCGACCTCGTCGCCCAGGGGTGGGCGGATTCGCGCGGCGAGGCGATCTCGTACGCGAACCTCGCGATCCGCGGCAAGCTCATCCAGCCGATCGTCGAGGAACAGCTGGAGCGGGCACTCGCGCTGCGACCGACGCATCTCTCCTTCAACGGCGGCGGCAACGACATGCTTCGCCCGCGCACGCCCATCTCCCGAGTGGCCGACGTGTTCTCCCGGGTCCTTCGCCGGTGCGATGAGGAGGGCGTCACCATGATCGTGCTGTCCGGTGCGAACCCGTCGGCGCAGTTGCCCCTGTCGGGGCTGATCCAGCGACGCGGTGACGAACTCTCCCGGGAGGTGACCGAACGCATCCGCGGTCGAGACGATCTCGTCGTCGCCCTCAACTGGCCGGACGCCGAGTTGTCGCATACGTCGTTCTGGTCCGAGGACCGGCTGCACATGAACTCTCGCGGACACCACCGCGTCGCCGCGCGGGTGCTCGAGGCTCTTGGAGAAACTCCGCCCGCGGACTGGTGGCGCCTGCAGGAGCCCGACTCCGCCGTCGCGTTGGGCCGCGGACGCTACTTCCGCGAGCATCTCGGCCCGTGGTTGCGACGACGCCTCACCGGCACGTCATCCGGCGATGGACGGCAAGCGAAGTACGGCGACTGGTTCTCGGTCGAACCACGAAACGTCTGA
- a CDS encoding DUF6458 family protein gives MSIGTGIVLFVIGAILVFAVNVDVEYVNLDMIGYILMGAGFVVFVLGLVLMTRRRSSESTVRTVDPVAGERVTRSETRTSGDGTV, from the coding sequence ATGAGCATCGGAACCGGAATCGTGCTGTTCGTCATCGGCGCCATCCTGGTGTTCGCCGTCAACGTCGACGTGGAGTACGTCAACCTCGACATGATCGGCTACATCCTGATGGGCGCCGGATTCGTCGTCTTCGTCCTCGGCCTCGTGCTGATGACGCGCCGGCGTTCCAGCGAGTCGACCGTCCGAACGGTCGACCCTGTCGCGGGGGAGCGGGTCACCCGCTCCGAGACGCGTACGTCGGGAGACGGCACCGTCTGA
- a CDS encoding MFS transporter: MTGPGFRAWIIWGTGVAAYMLAVTNRTSLAAVGVDAADRFQADAATLSLFAVVQLAVYGGMQIPIGILLDRYGSRPIMTIGMVLMAVGQLTMAVSPSVGVALVARMLLGAGDAAVFPAVLRLVATWFPAQRGPLMVQLTGILGQAGQLVAVIPIAAILHATDWTVTFGGIAGLCVLFAILVFALVRNRPPDRARDVSVDTDTGAIRVVTSTIDTGVGIRAALAHPGTRLAFWSHFTTPFAGTAFILLWGFPYLTAGEGLTTGQAGVLTSLYVFAGMALGPVLGELSRRAPNRRSRALVLPAVGVQLAAWTAVIAWPGPAPIWLLVILLIALAMGGPASMIAFDHARTHNPAHRLSTATGVTNAGGFLAALLAIFAIGFVLDLQGAGTPDTYRLEAFRVAFLVQIPLWVIGAVFISIERRRTRIHIGMDPPRRPRG; this comes from the coding sequence ATGACCGGGCCCGGATTCCGCGCCTGGATCATCTGGGGCACCGGCGTCGCCGCCTATATGCTCGCGGTCACCAACCGGACGTCGCTCGCGGCGGTCGGTGTCGACGCCGCAGACCGTTTCCAGGCGGATGCCGCGACCCTGTCGCTGTTCGCCGTCGTGCAGCTCGCGGTCTACGGCGGAATGCAGATCCCGATCGGGATCCTCCTCGACCGGTACGGATCCCGACCGATCATGACGATCGGAATGGTCCTGATGGCGGTCGGACAGCTGACGATGGCCGTCTCTCCCAGTGTCGGCGTCGCCCTCGTCGCGCGCATGCTCCTCGGCGCCGGGGACGCCGCGGTCTTCCCCGCCGTCCTCCGTCTCGTGGCGACGTGGTTCCCCGCGCAGCGAGGGCCGCTCATGGTGCAGCTGACGGGGATCCTCGGACAGGCCGGGCAGCTGGTCGCCGTCATCCCGATCGCGGCCATCCTCCATGCGACCGACTGGACGGTGACCTTCGGGGGCATCGCAGGGCTCTGCGTGCTGTTCGCCATCCTCGTCTTCGCGCTCGTACGGAATCGTCCGCCCGACCGTGCGCGGGACGTGAGCGTCGACACGGACACCGGCGCGATCCGGGTCGTCACCTCCACGATCGACACCGGGGTCGGCATCCGCGCCGCACTCGCCCATCCGGGCACCCGGTTGGCGTTCTGGTCCCACTTCACGACGCCCTTCGCGGGCACCGCCTTCATCCTGCTGTGGGGATTCCCCTACCTGACGGCAGGCGAAGGTCTCACCACCGGCCAAGCCGGTGTGCTCACATCGCTGTACGTCTTCGCCGGAATGGCGCTCGGCCCGGTGCTCGGCGAGCTCTCCCGCCGCGCGCCGAATCGCCGCTCGCGCGCTCTCGTGCTCCCCGCCGTGGGTGTGCAGCTCGCCGCGTGGACGGCCGTGATCGCCTGGCCGGGACCCGCCCCGATCTGGCTGCTCGTGATCCTGCTCATTGCGCTCGCGATGGGGGGCCCGGCATCCATGATCGCTTTCGACCATGCGCGCACGCACAATCCGGCACATCGCCTGAGCACGGCTACCGGTGTCACGAACGCCGGCGGCTTCCTCGCGGCTCTCCTCGCGATCTTCGCCATCGGCTTCGTGCTCGATCTGCAGGGAGCGGGTACCCCCGACACCTACCGGCTCGAGGCGTTCCGCGTCGCCTTCCTCGTGCAGATCCCGCTGTGGGTCATCGGCGCCGTCTTCATCAGCATCGAACGGCGGCGCACCCGCATCCACATCGGAATGGACCCGCCGCGCCGCCCCCGAGGCTGA
- a CDS encoding DUF427 domain-containing protein yields MKATIGETVIAEASDDEIIRIEGNAYFPPSSIKAGALVESPTPYTCPWKGECQYFHIEAGPERLADGAWSYPNPYPSAFDRVGKDFSGYVAFAPAVTVGS; encoded by the coding sequence ATGAAGGCGACCATCGGCGAGACCGTCATCGCAGAGGCAAGCGACGACGAGATCATCCGGATCGAAGGGAACGCGTACTTCCCGCCGTCATCCATCAAGGCGGGAGCCCTCGTCGAGAGCCCGACGCCGTACACGTGCCCGTGGAAAGGCGAATGCCAGTACTTCCACATCGAGGCAGGACCGGAACGACTCGCGGACGGCGCCTGGTCGTACCCCAACCCCTACCCGTCCGCGTTCGACCGCGTCGGCAAGGACTTCTCCGGCTACGTCGCGTTCGCGCCGGCCGTCACCGTGGGGTCGTAA
- a CDS encoding beta-galactosidase family protein: MSTFAIGDRDFLLDGQPHRIISGALHYFRVHPGDWADRIRKARLMGLNTIETYVAWNAHEPVRGEWSESDGLDLGHFLDLVAAEGLHAIVRPGPYICAEWHNGGLPTWLTATPGIRLRQTDAAYQDALETYLRRVYRIVAPRQIDRGGNVVLVQIENEYGAYGSDKDYLAELVRITRDSEITVPLTTVDQPEPDMLEAGSLPGVHLTGSFGSRADERLATLRAHQPTGPLMCSEFWDGWFDWWGGPHHTTDAATAAAELDDLLAAGASVNIYMFHGGTNFGTTNGANDKGRYLPIVTSYDYDAPLDEAGDPTAKFHAFREVIAKYAAVPAEVPEPAALRPEFRVALSPVIAPGEPEQPSISALATFEDAAHTGTLLRYEAALPDGFAGAVLAVGEVRDQAWVSVDGIRIGSLSRTRHEHALRLPAGRALSILVEEQGRVNYDDRLGEEKGLIGPVTVDGRELDWRTTPVRLEDAASAPELLVAAAEFDLDAPTDLFLDTAGWGKGYVFVGDFLLGRYWSNGPQRTLYIPGPVTRAGSNTLTVIELEQPVPTEARFVTAASLGPLHE; this comes from the coding sequence ATGAGCACTTTCGCCATCGGCGACCGGGACTTCCTCCTGGACGGCCAGCCTCACCGCATCATCTCGGGTGCGCTGCACTACTTCCGCGTCCACCCCGGCGACTGGGCCGACCGCATCCGCAAAGCCCGCCTCATGGGCCTCAACACGATCGAAACCTACGTGGCCTGGAACGCCCACGAACCGGTGCGCGGCGAGTGGAGCGAGTCCGACGGCCTCGACCTCGGCCACTTCCTCGACCTCGTCGCCGCCGAGGGCCTGCACGCCATCGTCCGGCCGGGCCCGTACATCTGCGCGGAGTGGCACAACGGCGGGTTGCCGACGTGGCTCACGGCGACACCCGGCATCCGACTTCGGCAGACGGATGCCGCCTACCAGGACGCGCTCGAGACGTACCTCCGCCGCGTCTACCGCATCGTCGCGCCCCGGCAGATCGACCGCGGCGGCAACGTCGTGCTCGTGCAGATCGAGAACGAGTACGGCGCATACGGGTCCGACAAGGACTACCTCGCCGAGCTCGTCCGAATCACACGGGATTCCGAGATCACGGTGCCTCTGACAACCGTCGATCAGCCGGAGCCCGACATGCTCGAGGCCGGATCGCTCCCGGGCGTGCACCTCACGGGGTCCTTCGGATCGCGGGCGGACGAACGCCTCGCCACGCTCCGCGCGCATCAGCCGACCGGCCCGCTCATGTGCTCGGAGTTCTGGGACGGCTGGTTCGACTGGTGGGGCGGCCCGCACCACACGACCGATGCCGCCACGGCGGCAGCCGAGCTGGACGACCTCCTCGCCGCGGGCGCCTCGGTGAACATCTACATGTTCCACGGCGGGACGAACTTCGGCACGACGAACGGCGCGAACGACAAGGGCAGGTATCTGCCGATCGTCACGTCCTACGACTACGACGCTCCGCTCGACGAGGCCGGCGACCCGACGGCGAAGTTCCACGCATTCCGCGAGGTCATCGCGAAGTACGCCGCGGTCCCCGCCGAAGTGCCGGAGCCCGCCGCGCTGCGACCGGAGTTCCGCGTCGCCCTCTCCCCCGTGATCGCTCCGGGCGAGCCCGAACAGCCGTCGATCTCGGCGCTGGCGACCTTCGAGGATGCCGCGCACACGGGCACCCTCCTGCGCTACGAAGCGGCGCTCCCCGATGGCTTCGCGGGTGCCGTCCTCGCCGTGGGCGAGGTGCGCGACCAGGCGTGGGTGTCGGTCGACGGCATCCGGATCGGATCGCTGTCGCGCACGCGACACGAGCATGCGCTCCGTCTGCCGGCCGGTCGGGCGCTCTCGATCCTCGTCGAGGAGCAGGGACGCGTGAACTACGACGATCGCCTGGGCGAAGAGAAGGGCCTCATCGGCCCCGTGACGGTCGACGGGCGAGAACTCGACTGGCGGACGACGCCGGTTCGCCTCGAGGACGCGGCGTCCGCGCCGGAACTGCTCGTGGCTGCGGCCGAGTTCGACCTGGATGCCCCGACCGACCTCTTCCTCGACACCGCCGGGTGGGGAAAGGGGTACGTGTTCGTCGGCGATTTCCTGCTGGGTCGCTACTGGTCGAACGGCCCTCAGCGGACGCTGTACATCCCCGGACCGGTGACACGGGCAGGCAGTAACACCCTGACGGTGATCGAGCTGGAGCAGCCCGTGCCCACCGAGGCTCGGTTCGTCACCGCCGCCTCGCTCGGGCCGCTGCACGAGTGA
- a CDS encoding substrate-binding domain-containing protein produces MSPQRSTRPAPDEGVEAAFGEPAERRGGTSHGVPTQADVARHAGVSAQTVSRVVTGTDRVDEQTRERVQASMRELGYRPNRAARALRSARYRSIGVVMSDLTSYGSVRTWEAISRAGAASGYAVALVPTARFDRSAVAEAIERARDQAVDGLVIAIGDHLSAGEDLPLPDDLPVVVVDASALEDRSFVDTDQTMGAGQAVEHLLALGHRTVHHVAGPERSYSAVRREQGWRTALARAGCAPPPLERGDWSAQSGYDAGCRLRERPEVTAVFAANDQMALGVLRALHEANIPVPVRVSVVGFDDMPEAAQFWPPLTSIHQEFDEVGRAAVDVLLAGLDDREAVRRLLVPTRLVVRDSTALAPRKANT; encoded by the coding sequence ATGTCGCCTCAGCGTAGCACGCGACCGGCTCCTGACGAGGGTGTCGAGGCCGCTTTCGGCGAGCCCGCGGAACGTCGTGGGGGAACGTCGCACGGCGTTCCCACGCAGGCCGATGTCGCCCGTCATGCCGGGGTGTCCGCGCAGACCGTGTCGCGTGTCGTGACGGGGACCGACCGCGTCGACGAACAGACGCGCGAGCGGGTCCAGGCGAGCATGCGCGAGCTCGGTTACCGGCCGAATCGAGCCGCTCGCGCCCTGCGCTCGGCTCGGTATCGCAGCATCGGGGTCGTCATGAGCGACCTCACCTCGTACGGCAGCGTCCGCACGTGGGAGGCGATCTCGCGCGCGGGTGCCGCGTCGGGATATGCCGTCGCGCTCGTGCCGACCGCCCGGTTCGATCGGAGTGCCGTCGCCGAGGCGATCGAACGGGCCCGCGACCAGGCCGTGGACGGGCTCGTCATCGCCATCGGCGACCACCTCTCGGCGGGAGAGGACCTTCCCCTCCCCGATGACCTTCCGGTCGTGGTCGTCGACGCTTCCGCGCTCGAGGATCGCTCGTTCGTCGACACCGATCAGACGATGGGAGCCGGTCAGGCCGTCGAGCACCTTCTCGCCCTCGGCCATCGCACCGTCCACCACGTCGCGGGTCCGGAGCGCTCGTACTCGGCTGTGCGGCGCGAGCAGGGCTGGCGCACCGCTCTCGCCCGGGCCGGCTGCGCCCCGCCGCCGCTCGAACGAGGCGACTGGAGTGCGCAGTCCGGATACGACGCGGGATGCCGCCTGCGGGAGCGTCCCGAGGTGACTGCCGTATTCGCCGCGAACGACCAGATGGCGCTCGGTGTGCTCCGCGCTCTCCACGAGGCGAACATCCCGGTGCCCGTTCGGGTCAGTGTCGTCGGCTTCGACGACATGCCCGAAGCCGCGCAGTTCTGGCCGCCGTTGACCTCCATCCACCAGGAGTTCGACGAGGTCGGGCGGGCCGCGGTCGATGTCCTCCTGGCCGGCCTCGACGACCGCGAGGCCGTCCGACGCCTGCTCGTCCCCACCCGTCTGGTCGTGCGTGACAGCACGGCCCTCGCTCCCCGAAAGGCGAACACATGA
- a CDS encoding TIM-barrel domain-containing protein gives MTFHSSDTGVLWRGDGQTVSIEAWGRGVRVRAALGAIDEAPGALVDVPDTRADVSVEGAVATVAAGGVRVVAEESDYNDWSVGFHTTRLRLQVQDADGRLLFEEITDGGALKLNAREFRPTEGGDHRLRLSLATPAGEHLVGMGLYQQDLVDLKGTVLELAHRNSQTSVPFVVSSAGYGFLWNLPAIGRAVFGANRTEWEAESATQFDWWVCADPRPAQIAAAYAEATGHAPMMPEYGLGFWQCKLRYSTQEELLTVAREYRRRGIPIDVIVADFFHWRWMGDWRFEAEFWPDPAAMTAELRELGIELMVSVWPQVVPESDNWEELRDGNMLVRTRRGIDVQYYFDGQYTRFLDVTEPRARDFLWQKLAENYGAYGITAFWLDEAEPEYGAYHFENYRLAAGPSAQVANLYPREFTRAIADGLRADGNDQPVSLVRAAWAGSQRHGALVWSGDVHSTFEDLRAQIAAGVHMGAAGIPWFTTDIGGFAGGDIREPAFHELLVRWFQFGTFSPVMRLHGDRVPGTPIVDAHGVTRVGTGADNEVWSFGEEMEALLVEYIRLREDLRDYTREAMTDAHRNGAPVMRGLFFEFPEDDLSWTTPGQYLFGPDILVAPVTDPGATRWDVYLPAGAEWTDARTGATHSGGQTVTVDAPLASIPVFHRGERVGAALARLATLPHVSQP, from the coding sequence ATGACATTCCACTCCTCGGACACCGGTGTCCTCTGGCGCGGCGACGGGCAGACCGTCTCGATCGAAGCCTGGGGACGCGGGGTTCGCGTGCGCGCTGCGCTCGGGGCGATCGACGAGGCTCCCGGAGCTCTCGTGGATGTGCCCGACACTCGAGCCGACGTGTCCGTCGAGGGAGCCGTCGCGACTGTCGCGGCCGGCGGGGTCCGGGTAGTGGCCGAGGAGTCGGACTACAACGACTGGTCGGTCGGGTTCCACACGACGCGGCTCCGCCTGCAGGTTCAGGATGCCGACGGGCGCCTCCTGTTCGAGGAGATCACCGACGGTGGCGCCCTCAAGCTCAACGCGCGGGAGTTCCGTCCGACGGAGGGTGGCGATCACCGGTTGCGGCTGAGCCTGGCGACTCCCGCGGGCGAGCACCTCGTGGGCATGGGCCTCTACCAGCAGGATCTCGTCGACCTGAAGGGCACGGTCCTGGAGCTCGCGCACCGGAACTCGCAGACCTCCGTCCCTTTCGTCGTCTCCAGCGCCGGGTACGGATTCCTTTGGAATCTCCCTGCCATCGGACGCGCCGTGTTCGGCGCGAATCGGACCGAATGGGAGGCCGAAAGCGCCACCCAGTTCGACTGGTGGGTCTGCGCTGATCCGCGCCCCGCACAGATCGCGGCCGCCTACGCCGAGGCGACCGGTCACGCGCCGATGATGCCCGAGTACGGTCTCGGCTTCTGGCAGTGCAAGCTCCGGTACTCGACGCAGGAGGAGCTGCTGACCGTTGCGCGCGAGTATCGGCGCCGCGGCATCCCGATCGACGTCATCGTGGCCGACTTCTTCCACTGGCGATGGATGGGGGATTGGCGATTCGAGGCGGAGTTCTGGCCCGACCCTGCGGCGATGACCGCGGAGCTTCGCGAGCTCGGTATCGAGCTCATGGTGTCCGTCTGGCCGCAGGTCGTCCCGGAATCCGACAATTGGGAGGAGCTCCGCGACGGCAACATGCTCGTGCGAACCCGGCGGGGGATCGACGTGCAGTACTACTTCGACGGCCAGTACACCCGCTTTCTCGACGTCACCGAGCCTCGCGCGCGCGACTTCCTCTGGCAGAAGCTCGCCGAGAACTACGGCGCGTACGGCATCACCGCGTTCTGGCTCGACGAGGCCGAGCCCGAGTACGGCGCGTACCACTTCGAGAACTACCGGCTGGCGGCCGGCCCGAGCGCCCAGGTCGCGAACCTGTATCCGCGCGAATTCACGCGGGCGATCGCCGACGGGCTCCGCGCCGACGGCAACGATCAGCCGGTCTCGCTCGTCCGTGCCGCGTGGGCAGGGTCGCAGCGTCACGGCGCACTCGTCTGGTCGGGCGACGTCCACTCCACTTTCGAGGATCTGCGGGCGCAGATCGCCGCGGGGGTCCACATGGGGGCCGCCGGCATCCCGTGGTTCACGACCGACATCGGAGGTTTCGCGGGCGGCGACATCCGCGAGCCCGCCTTCCACGAACTCCTCGTGCGGTGGTTCCAGTTCGGCACCTTCAGCCCGGTCATGCGCCTCCACGGCGACCGGGTGCCCGGCACGCCGATCGTCGATGCCCACGGCGTCACACGGGTCGGGACCGGAGCCGACAACGAGGTGTGGAGTTTCGGGGAGGAGATGGAAGCGCTGCTCGTCGAATACATCCGGCTCCGCGAGGACCTCCGCGATTACACCCGCGAGGCGATGACCGATGCGCACCGCAACGGCGCACCCGTCATGCGCGGGTTGTTCTTCGAGTTCCCCGAGGACGACCTTTCGTGGACCACCCCCGGCCAGTATCTGTTCGGTCCCGACATCCTCGTCGCCCCGGTCACCGATCCCGGCGCCACCCGATGGGACGTCTACCTGCCTGCGGGAGCGGAGTGGACCGACGCTCGGACGGGCGCGACCCACAGCGGCGGACAGACGGTGACCGTCGATGCGCCGCTGGCTTCCATCCCGGTGTTCCACCGCGGCGAACGGGTCGGCGCTGCTCTGGCGCGACTCGCGACCCTGCCCCACGTTTCCCAGCCCTGA
- a CDS encoding alpha-L-arabinofuranosidase C-terminal domain-containing protein gives MSIITATSRAHRIDRRIYGQFAEHLGRGIYEGLWVGEQDEIPHKNGLRTDAIAALREIKVPVVRWPGGCFADEYHWLGGVGPAEDRRAMVNTHWGGVVDPNTFGTHEYFELLHQLDAEAYVNGNVGSGSVAEMQDWVEYMTLDKHTPMAELRRAHGREQPWKLQFFGVGNESWGCGGNMLPLHYANLYRQYQTFVRDYGDSHVAKVACGANADDYEWTDVLMARAAGHMDALSLHYYTLPTGEWDVKGAALSFDDAAWYDTIHRTRQMDTLLRRHGEIMDRHDPARRVGLFVDEWGTWYDVEQGTNPGFLFQQNTMRDAIVAAVNFHIFHRHAARVRMTNIAQMVNVLQAMLLTDGPRMLKTPTFHAFGMYVDHQDADFVETVDDAGRSGGRGAAHLDHTISMKDDVYTVSAVNWDLETEAELVLRLPERVAEVVSARMLHAAASAHNTFDEPDAVTPVDFTGTVVEGSGLRLALPPRSIVTVRVRAAG, from the coding sequence ATGAGCATCATCACCGCGACCAGCCGCGCCCATCGCATCGACCGCCGCATCTACGGACAGTTCGCCGAGCATCTCGGCCGCGGCATCTACGAAGGCCTGTGGGTCGGCGAGCAGGACGAGATCCCCCACAAGAACGGACTCCGCACCGACGCGATCGCGGCGCTGCGCGAGATCAAGGTGCCGGTGGTGCGCTGGCCGGGCGGGTGCTTCGCCGACGAGTACCACTGGCTCGGCGGCGTCGGCCCGGCCGAGGACCGCCGAGCGATGGTCAACACGCACTGGGGCGGCGTCGTCGACCCGAACACCTTCGGCACGCACGAGTACTTCGAGCTCCTCCACCAGCTCGATGCAGAGGCGTACGTCAACGGCAACGTCGGCAGCGGCTCGGTCGCCGAGATGCAGGACTGGGTCGAGTACATGACCCTCGACAAGCACACTCCGATGGCGGAACTCCGCCGCGCGCACGGCCGTGAACAGCCGTGGAAGCTGCAGTTCTTCGGGGTCGGCAACGAGAGCTGGGGATGCGGCGGCAACATGCTCCCACTCCACTACGCGAACCTGTACCGCCAGTACCAGACGTTCGTCCGGGACTACGGTGACAGCCACGTCGCGAAGGTCGCGTGCGGGGCGAACGCCGACGACTACGAGTGGACCGACGTCCTCATGGCGCGTGCCGCCGGCCACATGGACGCGCTCAGCCTGCACTACTACACACTCCCGACGGGCGAGTGGGACGTGAAGGGCGCCGCTCTGTCGTTCGACGACGCCGCCTGGTACGACACGATCCACCGGACTCGGCAGATGGATACGCTGCTCCGCCGGCACGGCGAGATCATGGACCGGCACGACCCCGCCCGTCGGGTGGGACTGTTCGTCGACGAGTGGGGCACCTGGTACGACGTCGAGCAGGGCACAAACCCCGGGTTCCTGTTCCAGCAGAACACGATGCGCGACGCGATCGTCGCCGCCGTGAACTTCCACATCTTCCACCGCCACGCGGCACGCGTGCGGATGACGAACATCGCGCAGATGGTCAACGTGCTGCAGGCGATGCTCCTCACCGACGGGCCGCGGATGCTCAAGACTCCGACGTTCCACGCCTTCGGCATGTACGTCGATCACCAGGATGCGGACTTCGTCGAAACCGTCGACGACGCCGGCCGGTCCGGGGGGCGCGGCGCAGCGCACCTCGATCACACGATCAGCATGAAGGACGACGTCTACACGGTGAGCGCCGTCAACTGGGACCTCGAGACCGAGGCTGAGCTCGTGCTCCGCCTTCCCGAGCGGGTCGCCGAGGTGGTGAGCGCCCGGATGCTGCATGCCGCGGCATCCGCCCACAACACGTTCGACGAACCGGATGCCGTGACCCCGGTCGACTTCACCGGCACCGTCGTGGAGGGGTCGGGCCTCCGGCTCGCACTGCCGCCGCGGAGCATCGTCACGGTGCGCGTGCGAGCGGCCGGGTGA